The sequence caggctggaggcccgtggccagtggggaggccggacccccggcttcaggctggaggccggtggccagtggggaggccggacccccggcttcaggctggaggcccgtggtcagtggggaggccggacccccggcttcaggctggaggcccgtggtcagtggggaggccggacccccggcttcaggctggaggcccgtggccagtggggaggccggacccccggcttcaggctggaggcccgtggccagtggggaggccggaccccctgcttcaggctggaggcccgtggccagtggggaggccggacccccggctttaggctggaggcccgtggtcagtggggaggccggacccccggcttcaggctggtggcccgtggccagtggggaggccggacccccggcttcaggctggaggcccgtggccagtggggaggccggacccccggcttcaggctggtggcccgtggtcagtggggaggccggacccccggcttcaggctggtggcccgtggtcagtggggaggccggacccccggcttcaggctggaggcccgtggccagtggggaggccggacccccggcttcaggctggaggcccgtggccagtggggaggccggaccccctgcttcaggctggaggcccgtggccagtggggaggccggacccccggcttcaggctggaggcccatggccagtggggaggccggatccccggcttcaggctggtggcccatggtcagtggggaggccggacccccggcttcaggctggagacccgtggtcagtggggaggccggacccccggcttcaggctggagacCCGTGGtaagtggggaggccggacccccggcttcaggctggaggcccgtggtcagtggggaggccggacccccggcttcaggatggaggcccgtggccagtggggagtccggacccccggcttcagacTGGAGacccgtggccagtggggaggccggaccccccggcttcaggctgaaggcccgtggccagtggggaggccggacccccggcttcaggctggaggcccgtggtcagtggggaatccggacccccggcttcaggctggaggccagtggggaggccggacccccggcttcaggctggtggcccgtggtcagtggggaggccggacccccggcttcaggctggaggcccgtggccagtggggaggccggacccccggcttcaggctggaggcccgtggtcagtggggaggccggacccccggcttcaggctggtggcccgtggccagtggggaggtcggacccccggcttcaggctggtggcccgtggtcagtggggaggccggacccccggcttcaggctggaggcccgtggtcagtggggaggacagacccccggcttcaggctggaggcccgtggccagtggggaggccggacccccggcttcaggctggaggcccgtggccagtggggaggccggacccccggcttcaggctggaggcccgtggctagtggggaggccggaccctcggcttcaggctggtggcccgtggtcagtggggaggccggacccccggcttcaggctggaggcccgtggtcagtggggaggccggacccccggcttcaggctggaggcccgtggccagtggggaggccggacccccggcttcaggctggaggcccttGGTCAGTggggccggacccccggcttcaggctggaggcccgtggccagtggggaggccggagccccggcttcaggctggaggcccgtggccagtggggaggccggacccctggcttcaggctggtggcccgtggccagtggggaggccggacccccggcttcaggctggtggcccgtggccagtgggtaggccggacccccggcttcaggctggaggcccgtggccagtggggaggccggacccccggcttcaggctggtggcCCATGGctagtggggaggccggacccccggcttcaggctggtggcccgtggtcagtggggaggccggacccccggcttcaggctggaggcccgtggccagtggggaggccggacccccggcttcaggctggaggcccgtggccagtggggaggccggacccccggcttcaggctggaggcccgtggtcagtggggaggccggacccccggcttcaggctggaggcccgtggtcagtggggaggccggacccccggcttcaggctggaggcccgtggccagtggggaggccggacccccggcttcaggctggaggcccgtggtcagtggggaggccggacccccggcttcaggctggtggcccgtggccagtggggaggccggacccccggcttcaggctggaggcccgtggccagtggggaggccggacccccggcttcaggctggtggcccgtggtcagtggggaggccggacccccggcttcaggctggaggcccgtggccagtggggaggccggaccccggcttcaggctggaggcgcgtggccagtggggaggccggacccccggcttcaggctggaggcccgtggtcagtggggaggccggagccccggcttcaggctggaggcccgtggtcagtggggagaccggacccccggcttcaggctggaggcccgtggccagtggggaggccggacccccggcttcaggctggaggcccgtggccagtggggaggccggactcccggcttcaggctgttggcccgtggtcagtggggaggcaggacccccggcttcaggctggaggcccgtggtcagtggggaggccggacccccggcttcaggctggaggcccgtggccagtggggaggccggactcccggcttcaggctggtggcCCGTGGCCAGTgtggaggccggacccccggcttcaggctggtggcccgtggtcagtgaggaggccggacccccggcttcaggctggaggcccgtggtcagtggggaggccggacccccggcttctggctggaggcccgtggtcagtggggaggccggacccccggcttcaggctggaggcccgtggccagtggggaggccggacccccggcttcaggctggaggcccgtggccagtggggaggtcggacccccggcttcaggctggaggcccgtggtcagtggggaggtcggacccccggcttcaggctggaggcccgtggccagtggggaggccggacccccggcttcaggctggaggcccgtggccagtggggaggccggacgcccggcttcaggctggaggcccgtggccagtggggaggccggacccccggcttcaggctggtggcccgtggcctgtggggaggccggacccccggcttcaggctggtggcccgtggtcagtggggaggccggacccccggcttcaggctggtggcTAGTGGGGAGggcggacccccggcttcaggctggtggcccgtggtcagtggggaggccggacccccggcttcaggctggaggcccgtggtcagtggggaggccggacccccggcttcaggctggaggcccgtggccagtggggaggccggacccccggcttcaggctggaggcccgtggccagtggggaggccggacccccggcttcaggctggaggcccgtggccagtggggaggccggacccccggcttcaggctggaggcccgtggccagtggggaggtcggacccccggcttcaggctggaggcccgtggcccGTGGGGAGGcaggacccccggcttcaggatggaggcccgtggccagtggggaggctggactcccggcttcaggctggtggcCCGTGGCCAGCgtggaggccggacccccggcttcaggctggaggccagtggccagtggggaggccggaaccccggcttcaggctggtggcccgtggtcagtggggccagacccccggcttcaggctggagacccgtggtcagtggggaggccggacccccggcttcaggctggagaccagtggtcagtggggaggccggacccccggcttcaggctggaggcccgtggtcagtggggaggtcggacccccggcttcaggctggaggcccgtggtcagtggggaggccggacccccggcttcaggctggaggcccgtggccagtggggaggccggacccccggcttcaggctggaggcccgtggccagtggggaggtcGGACACCCGGCTTCAGGCTGGGGGcccgtggtcagtggggaggccggacccccggcttcaggctggaggcccgtggccagtggggaggcgggacccccggcttcaggctggaggcccgtggccagtgtggaggccggacccccggcttcaggctggaggcccgtggtcagtggggaggccggacccccggcttcaggctggaggcccgtggctaGTGGGGGAGGCCCgtcccccggcttcaggctggaggcccgtggccagtggggaggccggacccccggcttcaggctggaggcccgtggccagtggggaggccggacccccggcttcaggctggaggcccgtggctagtggggaggccggaccctcggcttcaggctggtggcccgtggtcagtggggaggccggacccccggcttcaggctggaggcccgtggtcagtggggaggccggacccccggcttcaggctggaggcccgtggccagtggggaggccggacccccggcttcaggctggaggcccttGGTCAGTggggccggacccccggcttcagactggaggcccgtggccagtggggaggccggagccccggcttcaggctggaggcccgtggccagtggggaggccggacccctggcttcaggctggtggcccgtggccagtggggaggccggacccccggcttcaggctggtggcccgtggccagtgggtaggccggacccccggcttcaggctggaggcccgtggccagtggggaggccggacccccggcttcaggctggtggcCCATGGctagtggggaggccggacccccggcttcaggctggtggcccgtggtcagtggggaggccggacccccggcttcaggctggaggcccgtggccagtggggaggccggacccccggcttcaggctggaggcccgtggccagtggggaggccggacccccggcttcaggctggaggcccgtggtcagtggggaggccggacccccggcttcaggctggaggcccgtggtcagtggggaggccggacccccggcttcaggctggaggcccgtggccagtggggaggccggacccccggcttcaggctggaggcccgtggccagtggggaggccggaccccctgcttcaggctggaggcccgtggccagtggggaggccggacccccggcttcaggctggaggcccgtggtcagtggggaggccggacccccggcttcaggctggtggcccgtggccagtggggaggccggacccccggcttcaggctggaggcccgtggccagtggggaggccggacccccggcttcatgCTGGTGGCCCGTGGctagtggggaggccggaccccctgcttcaggctggtggcccgtggtcagtggggaggccggacccccggcttcaggctggaggcccgtggccagtggggaggccggacccccggcttcaggctggaggcgcgtggccagtggggaggccggatccccggcttcaggctggtggcccgtggtcagtggggaggccggacccccggcttcaggctggaggcccgtggccagtggggaggccggacccccggcttcaggctggaggcgcgtggccagtggggaggccggatccccggcttcaggctggaggcccgtggtcagtggggaggtcggacccccggcttcaggctggaggcccgtggccagtggggaggccggacgcccggcttcaggctggaggcccgtggccagtggggaggccggacccccggcttcaggctggtggcccgtggcctgtggggaggccggacccccggcttcaggctggtggcccgtggtcagtggggaggccggacccccggcttcaggctggtggcCCGTGTCTAGTGGGGAGggcggacccccggcttcaggctggtggcccgtggtcagtggggaggccggacccccggcttcaggctggaggcccgttgtcagtggggaggccggacccccggcttcaggctggaggcccgtggccagtggggaggccggacccccggcttcagactggaggcccgtggtcagtggggaggccggagccccggcttcaggctggaggcccgtggtcagtggggaggccggacccccggcttcaggctggaggcccgtggccagtggggaggccggacccccggcttcaggctggaggcccgtggccagtggggaggccggactcccggcttcaggctggtggcCCGTAGTCAGTGGGGAGGcaggacccccggcttcaggctggaggcccgtggtcagtggggaggccggacccccggcttcaggctggaggcccgtggccagtggggaggccggactcccggcttcaggctggtggcCCGTGGCCAGTgtggaggccggacccccggcttcaggctggtggcccgtggtcagtgaggaggccgga comes from Narcine bancroftii isolate sNarBan1 chromosome 5, sNarBan1.hap1, whole genome shotgun sequence and encodes:
- the LOC138765356 gene encoding collagen alpha-1(III) chain-like; this encodes MRYTTQVDGGAWPRLCDCVSPYGTRTNLQPARTRTWTRTRATPDPSGWRPVVSGEAGPPASGWRPVASGEAGPPASGWRPVASGEAGPPQWGGQTPGFRLEARGQWGGRSPGFRLEARWRPVVSGEAGPPASGWRPVASGEAGPPASGWRPVASGEAGPPQWGGQTPGFRLEARGQWGGRTPGFRLETRGQWGGRTPGFRLETRGKWGGRTPGFRLEARGQWGGRTPGFRMEARGQWGVRTPGFRLETRGQWGGRTPRLQAEGPWLEARGQWGGRTPGFRLEALGQWGRTPGFRLEARGQWGGRSPGFRLEAGGPWPVGRPDPRLQAGGPWLVGRPDPRLQAGGPWLEARGQWGGRTPGFRLVARGQCGGRTPGFRLVARGRTPGFRLVARGQWGGRTPGFRLVASGEGGPPASGWWPVVSGEAGPPASGWRLEARGQWGGRTPGFRLEARGPWGGRTPGFRMEARGQWGGWTPGFRLVARGQRGGRTPGFRLEASGQWGGRNPGFRLEARGQWGGRTPGFRLEARGQWGGRTPGFRLGARGQWGGRTPGFRLEAGGPWSVGRPDPRLQAGGPWLVGEARPPASGWRPVASGEAGPPASGWRLEARGQWGGRTPGFRLEALGQWGRTPGFRLEARGQWGGRSPGFRLEAGGPWSVGRPDPRLQAGGPCLVGRADPRLQAGGPWLEARGQWGGRTPGFRLVARSQWGGRTPGFRLEARGQWGGRTPGFRLEARGQWGGRTPGFRLVARGQCGGRTPGFRLVARGQLEARGQWGDRTPGFRLEALGQWGRTPGFRLEARGQWGGRSPGFRLEARGQWGGRTPGFRLEALGQWGRTPGFRLEARGQWGGRSPGFRLEWGGRTPGFRLEARGQWGGRTPGFMLVARG